One genomic window of Niveibacterium sp. SC-1 includes the following:
- the coaBC gene encoding bifunctional phosphopantothenoylcysteine decarboxylase/phosphopantothenate--cysteine ligase CoaBC, whose translation MSIFTDRRIVLGVTGGVAAYKAAELARLLAKAGASVDCVLTEAATRFVTAATFQALTGRSAWTDLWDSRMANSMAHIDLTRGADLLLVAPATADIMAKFAHGLADDLLTTLALARDCPLALCPAMNRQMWAHPATQRNAAQLRTDSVSILGPAAGEQACGEVGLGRMLEPVEIFEEVEILLSPKLLAGQRVVLTAGPTFEPLDPVRGLTNISSGKMGYALARACARSGAEVVLVSGPVAEATPCGVRRVDVQTALEMREAVMREVGSAQVFIGVAAVADYRPASSAEHKIKKRDGAELSLELVENPDILAEVASLPAAPFCVGFAAESRDLDTYAQAKRLKKRVPLIVGNLVQDGMGGNDNRVVLYDDAGRHELAPDSKLVLAQRIVAHLAGLLRAR comes from the coding sequence ATGAGCATTTTCACGGACAGGCGCATCGTGCTCGGCGTGACGGGCGGTGTGGCAGCCTACAAAGCGGCCGAACTTGCCCGCTTGCTGGCCAAGGCGGGCGCTTCGGTCGACTGCGTCCTCACCGAGGCCGCTACCCGCTTCGTGACGGCCGCGACCTTTCAGGCCTTGACCGGCCGCTCGGCCTGGACGGACCTCTGGGATTCGCGCATGGCCAACAGCATGGCCCACATCGATCTGACACGCGGTGCCGACCTGCTGCTGGTGGCGCCGGCCACGGCGGACATCATGGCGAAGTTCGCGCATGGACTTGCCGATGATCTGCTCACCACGCTCGCCCTGGCGCGTGATTGCCCGCTGGCGCTGTGCCCGGCGATGAACCGGCAGATGTGGGCTCACCCTGCGACCCAGCGCAACGCCGCCCAACTGCGCACCGACAGCGTGAGCATCCTGGGGCCCGCGGCCGGCGAGCAAGCCTGTGGTGAGGTGGGGCTCGGTCGCATGCTCGAACCCGTCGAAATCTTCGAAGAGGTGGAAATCCTCCTCTCGCCCAAGTTGCTGGCGGGCCAGCGTGTCGTACTGACGGCCGGACCGACCTTCGAGCCGCTGGATCCAGTGCGCGGACTCACCAATATCAGCTCGGGCAAGATGGGCTACGCCCTCGCGCGGGCGTGCGCTCGCTCCGGTGCCGAAGTGGTGCTGGTGAGCGGACCGGTCGCTGAGGCGACGCCATGCGGCGTGCGCCGTGTCGACGTCCAGACCGCCCTCGAAATGCGTGAAGCCGTCATGCGGGAGGTGGGCAGCGCCCAGGTCTTCATCGGGGTCGCCGCGGTGGCCGATTACCGCCCGGCAAGCTCGGCCGAACACAAGATCAAGAAACGAGACGGTGCGGAACTGAGCCTCGAACTCGTCGAAAACCCGGACATCCTCGCCGAAGTGGCCAGCCTGCCGGCGGCACCGTTCTGCGTCGGCTTCGCCGCCGAGAGTCGCGATCTGGATACCTACGCCCAGGCCAAGCGTCTGAAAAAACGCGTACCCCTGATTGTTGGAAACCTCGTCCAGGACGGCATGGGCGGAAACGATAACCGTGTCGTTCTCTATGACGACGCGGGCCGCCATGAGCTCGCGCCGGACAGCAAGCTCGTGCTGGCGCAGCGGATCGTTGCCCATCTGGCGGGTTTGTTGCGCGCGCGCTGA
- the radC gene encoding DNA repair protein RadC — MAITDWPDEERPRERLLANGAAALSDAELLAIFLRVGVRGMSAVDLARTLLQRFGSLTQLFSTSLEQLAAVPGMGSAKYAQLQAVIEMARRALGEELAERDLLGSPDTVRDWLRLRLTSLPYEVFMVLLLDAQNRLIHAEELFRGTLDQTSVYPREVVKFALAHNAAAVIFAHNHPSGCSEPSRADELLTQALKQALSLVDVRVLDHLVIAGNARPVSFAERGLL, encoded by the coding sequence ATGGCAATCACCGACTGGCCCGACGAGGAACGCCCCCGCGAACGCCTGCTCGCCAATGGCGCGGCCGCTCTATCCGACGCCGAGCTGCTCGCGATATTCCTGCGGGTCGGCGTGCGCGGCATGAGCGCGGTCGATTTGGCGCGCACCCTGCTCCAGCGCTTCGGCAGCCTTACCCAGCTCTTTTCCACCTCCCTGGAACAACTCGCTGCAGTACCTGGCATGGGCAGCGCCAAGTACGCGCAACTCCAGGCAGTGATCGAGATGGCGCGACGCGCCTTGGGTGAAGAGCTGGCCGAACGCGATCTGCTGGGATCGCCCGATACGGTGCGGGACTGGCTCCGCCTACGCCTGACGTCCCTGCCCTACGAAGTATTCATGGTCCTTTTGCTCGACGCACAGAACCGGCTTATCCACGCCGAGGAACTGTTCCGCGGCACGCTTGACCAGACCAGCGTCTATCCACGCGAAGTAGTCAAATTCGCGCTCGCGCACAATGCGGCGGCGGTGATTTTCGCGCACAATCACCCCTCCGGCTGCAGCGAACCCTCGCGGGCCGACGAGCTGCTGACCCAGGCGCTCAAGCAAGCCTTGTCCCTCGTGGACGTTCGGGTTCTGGATCATCTTGTCATCGCCGGAAACGCCCGCCCTGTCTCGTTCGCCGAGCGCGGGCTACTATGA
- the rpmB gene encoding 50S ribosomal protein L28: MSRVCQVTGKAPMVGNNVSHANNRTKRRFLPNLQSRRFWIEGENRFIRLRVSNAGLRTIDKKGIEVVLAELRERGEKV; encoded by the coding sequence ATGTCCCGCGTTTGTCAAGTCACCGGTAAGGCCCCGATGGTGGGCAACAACGTCTCGCACGCTAACAACAGGACCAAGCGCCGCTTCCTGCCGAATCTGCAGTCGCGCCGCTTCTGGATCGAAGGCGAAAACCGCTTCATCCGTCTGCGCGTTTCGAACGCGGGTCTGCGTACGATCGACAAGAAGGGTATCGAAGTCGTTCTGGCCGAGCTCCGTGAGCGCGGCGAGAAGGTCTGA
- the rpmG gene encoding 50S ribosomal protein L33: MAKGGREKIKLESTAGTGHFYTTSKNKRTTPGKLEFVKYDPKARKHVLYKETKLK, from the coding sequence ATGGCCAAAGGCGGTCGCGAAAAAATCAAGCTGGAGTCCACTGCGGGCACCGGTCATTTCTACACCACGAGCAAGAATAAGCGCACGACGCCCGGCAAGCTCGAGTTCGTCAAGTACGATCCGAAAGCTCGCAAGCACGTGCTGTACAAGGAAACCAAGCTCAAGTGA
- the ptsP gene encoding phosphoenolpyruvate--protein phosphotransferase, translating to MAVPLELIAPLSGVMVPLSTVPDPVFAEKMVGDGVSIDPTSSELLAPAAGRVTQLHAAHHALTITTAEGIEILLHIGLDTVMLKGEGFTALVKEGDTVSTGQPLIRCDLETVGRKARSLLTQMVIANGERVASMTAAKGVITAGRDVVLTVKLAGDEGSAAEVGGETRNSEAVTLPNPAGLHARPAAVIAAEAKKYRSDVRLVRGSDSANAKSVVAIMGLATRFQDVIQVRATGPDAAQAVASLSRLLAEGSGEKPGDAPAPATEITPAAPVVTARAAASDANEFVGVSASPGLAVGRVLQYRQEVIAVTEKGEGAQRERARLDNALHEARQQIEALKTRLSDPSKAQILDAHLELLDDPDLSDATLQGIGQDRSAAFAWQQAFTAQAATLERLDNPLLRERGNDVRDVGRRVLGLIAGVKQGRVEVPANTILIAEELTPSDTASLDRDKVLGFCTTTGGATSHVAILARSLGIPAICGIDESALQVADGTLVVLDGSRGVLRRDPDEASLKEAQDRIARQLARREQERAAAGQPARTSDGHRIEVVANIRNAKEAEEAVAIGAEGVGLLRSEFLFDDRDTAPTEEEQANEYTAVARALGPERTLVIRTLDVGGDKPLSYLPLPKEDNPFLGLRGVRVSLDRPDMFRVQLRAILQAAPLGKLHIMFPMIASLEELRAAKTILAEEALATGHNAKVGVMIEVPAAAMIADKLAEEADFFSIGTNDLTQYTLAMDRGHPKLAKHADALHPAVLKLIGLTVAGAHKHGRWVGVCGGIASDAMAVAALVGLGVDELSVSVPSVPSIKAQLARLSLAECKAVAEEVLQLGTAAEVRARLARYVE from the coding sequence ATGGCCGTCCCTCTTGAATTGATCGCCCCGCTGTCGGGCGTCATGGTGCCCTTGAGCACCGTGCCCGATCCGGTGTTCGCCGAGAAAATGGTCGGCGACGGCGTGTCCATCGATCCCACCTCCTCCGAGCTGCTCGCGCCCGCAGCCGGACGCGTCACCCAGCTGCACGCCGCACATCACGCACTGACCATCACCACGGCCGAAGGCATCGAGATCCTTCTGCACATCGGCCTGGACACCGTCATGCTCAAAGGCGAAGGCTTCACGGCCCTGGTCAAGGAAGGCGACACCGTATCCACCGGCCAACCCCTGATCCGCTGCGACCTTGAAACCGTCGGCCGCAAGGCGCGCAGTCTCCTGACCCAGATGGTGATTGCGAACGGCGAGCGTGTTGCGTCCATGACCGCCGCGAAGGGCGTCATCACCGCCGGCCGTGACGTGGTGCTGACCGTCAAGCTCGCAGGAGACGAAGGCAGCGCTGCCGAAGTCGGTGGCGAGACCCGGAATTCAGAAGCGGTGACCCTCCCCAATCCCGCCGGCCTGCATGCGCGCCCCGCCGCGGTGATCGCAGCCGAAGCGAAGAAGTACCGTTCCGACGTGCGCCTGGTGCGCGGTTCAGATTCGGCCAACGCCAAATCGGTCGTCGCGATCATGGGCCTCGCCACCCGTTTCCAGGACGTCATCCAGGTCCGCGCGACCGGTCCGGACGCCGCCCAGGCCGTCGCCAGTCTTTCCCGCCTGCTGGCCGAGGGGAGCGGGGAAAAACCGGGCGACGCACCGGCGCCCGCCACCGAGATCACGCCCGCCGCCCCGGTAGTGACCGCACGCGCGGCAGCCAGCGATGCCAATGAATTCGTCGGCGTTTCCGCCTCGCCGGGTCTGGCTGTGGGCCGCGTCCTCCAGTACCGCCAGGAGGTGATCGCGGTCACCGAAAAGGGCGAAGGCGCCCAGCGCGAGCGGGCCCGCCTGGACAACGCCCTGCACGAAGCGCGTCAGCAGATCGAAGCCCTCAAGACCCGCCTTTCCGATCCGTCCAAGGCGCAGATTCTCGACGCCCACCTCGAACTGCTCGACGACCCCGATCTGAGCGACGCGACCCTGCAGGGCATCGGCCAGGACCGCAGCGCCGCCTTCGCCTGGCAACAAGCGTTCACCGCCCAGGCGGCCACTTTGGAACGCCTGGACAACCCCCTCCTGCGTGAGCGCGGGAATGACGTGCGCGACGTGGGTCGCCGCGTTCTCGGCCTCATCGCCGGCGTGAAGCAAGGGCGCGTCGAAGTGCCGGCAAACACGATCCTCATCGCCGAGGAGCTCACCCCGTCCGACACCGCATCGCTGGACCGCGACAAGGTGCTCGGCTTCTGCACCACCACTGGCGGCGCCACGAGTCACGTGGCGATCCTCGCGCGCTCGCTCGGCATCCCTGCGATCTGCGGGATCGACGAATCCGCCCTGCAGGTGGCGGACGGCACGCTGGTCGTGCTCGACGGCAGCCGCGGCGTACTGCGGCGCGATCCGGACGAGGCCAGCCTCAAGGAAGCTCAGGACCGCATCGCGCGCCAACTGGCGCGCCGCGAGCAGGAGCGCGCAGCGGCGGGTCAGCCAGCACGGACCTCCGACGGCCACCGCATCGAAGTGGTCGCCAACATCCGCAACGCCAAGGAGGCCGAGGAGGCTGTCGCGATCGGCGCGGAAGGCGTCGGCCTGCTGCGTTCGGAGTTCCTCTTCGACGATCGCGATACAGCCCCGACCGAAGAAGAGCAGGCGAACGAATACACCGCCGTGGCACGAGCACTCGGTCCGGAGCGCACCCTGGTAATCCGCACGCTGGATGTGGGTGGCGACAAACCCTTGTCATACCTGCCGCTACCCAAGGAAGACAACCCCTTCCTCGGGCTGCGCGGCGTGCGCGTGAGCCTGGATCGCCCGGACATGTTCCGCGTGCAGTTGCGCGCGATCCTGCAGGCGGCGCCGCTCGGCAAGCTGCACATCATGTTCCCCATGATCGCATCGCTCGAGGAGCTGCGGGCCGCCAAGACCATCCTCGCCGAAGAGGCGCTGGCCACCGGCCACAACGCAAAGGTCGGCGTGATGATCGAAGTGCCGGCGGCCGCGATGATCGCCGACAAGCTTGCCGAAGAAGCCGACTTCTTCTCCATCGGCACCAATGACCTGACCCAGTACACGCTGGCGATGGACCGCGGCCATCCCAAGCTCGCCAAGCATGCCGACGCGCTGCATCCCGCGGTGCTCAAGCTCATCGGCCTGACGGTGGCTGGCGCGCACAAACACGGACGTTGGGTGGGCGTGTGCGGTGGCATCGCTTCCGACGCCATGGCCGTCGCGGCACTCGTCGGTCTGGGTGTGGATGAACTTTCGGTGAGCGTGCCCTCGGTGCCTTCGATCAAGGCGCAGCTCGCGCGCCTGTCGCTGGCCGAGTGCAAGGCCGTCGCCGAGGAAGTCCTCCAGTTGGGCACGGCCGCCGAAGTGCGCGCCCGTCTGGCCCGCTACGTCGAATAA
- the ptsG gene encoding PTS glucose transporter subunit IIBC, with translation MFSNAFGFLQKIGKSLMLPVAVLPVAGLLLGIGAANFGWIPADVSHIMKAAGDVVFGNLPLIFAIGVALGFTENDGVSAIAAAIGYMVMLATLGVMAGIWGVEPKTVMGIPAMETGVFGGILAGGLAAAMFNRFYRISLPPYLGFFAGKRFVPIITAIAAIVLGAVLSVAWPPVQAGINIFSHWAAQSDPRLAATVYGFIERLLIPFGLHHIWNVPFFFEIGTFTDAAGKVVHGDIARFFAGDPTAGILSGAFLFKMWGLPAAAIAIWHTAKPENRVKVGGIMVSAALTSFLTGITEPIEFAFLFVAPQLYVIHAVLAASAQFIMNTLGAHMGFTFSQGGIDFVVFNMFGPYAQKWWLVLILGPIYALIYYSVFRFVITRFNLKTPGREDETDDVVAGASASEGGRSLDLVLAFGGRSNITALDACITRLRISVKDPAKVDQARLKAMGAAGVVMVGNGVQAIFGPLSENMKTDMQEYLKHAGPEADGPVAGSVPATASAPQAATPSGPDASQRARAEKIQLALGGKANVSSIEAVAITRLRVKLADPAKIDAAALRNLGVPSSVALASGATDLIVGQDAALLAAALS, from the coding sequence ATGTTCAGCAATGCTTTTGGCTTCCTGCAGAAGATCGGCAAATCGCTGATGTTGCCGGTCGCCGTACTGCCGGTGGCAGGTCTGCTGCTCGGCATCGGCGCGGCCAACTTCGGTTGGATCCCGGCCGACGTCTCCCACATCATGAAGGCGGCCGGTGACGTCGTCTTCGGCAACCTGCCGCTGATCTTCGCGATCGGCGTGGCCCTGGGCTTCACCGAGAACGACGGGGTATCGGCCATCGCGGCGGCGATCGGCTACATGGTGATGCTCGCCACCCTGGGCGTCATGGCCGGCATCTGGGGCGTCGAGCCCAAGACGGTGATGGGCATCCCGGCAATGGAGACCGGAGTGTTCGGCGGGATTCTCGCCGGCGGCCTCGCAGCCGCGATGTTCAACCGCTTCTACCGGATTTCGCTTCCGCCTTATCTGGGCTTCTTCGCCGGCAAACGCTTCGTGCCCATCATCACGGCGATCGCCGCGATCGTGCTCGGGGCTGTGCTCTCGGTGGCCTGGCCGCCGGTCCAGGCGGGGATCAACATCTTCTCGCACTGGGCGGCACAGAGCGACCCGCGCCTGGCCGCGACGGTCTATGGCTTCATCGAGCGTCTGCTGATCCCCTTCGGCCTGCACCACATCTGGAACGTGCCTTTCTTCTTCGAGATCGGCACCTTCACCGATGCGGCCGGCAAGGTTGTGCACGGCGACATCGCGCGCTTCTTCGCGGGCGACCCCACCGCGGGCATCCTGTCTGGCGCCTTCCTGTTCAAGATGTGGGGCCTGCCCGCAGCAGCCATCGCGATCTGGCACACGGCCAAGCCCGAGAACCGGGTGAAGGTCGGCGGCATCATGGTTTCGGCCGCGCTGACGTCCTTCCTCACCGGGATCACCGAACCGATCGAGTTCGCCTTCCTCTTCGTCGCCCCCCAGCTTTACGTGATCCACGCGGTGCTCGCGGCAAGCGCGCAGTTCATCATGAACACGCTGGGCGCGCACATGGGCTTCACCTTCTCGCAGGGCGGCATCGACTTCGTTGTCTTCAACATGTTCGGCCCGTACGCGCAGAAGTGGTGGCTGGTGCTGATCCTCGGCCCGATCTACGCCTTGATCTACTACTCGGTCTTCCGCTTCGTGATCACGCGCTTCAACCTGAAGACCCCCGGCCGCGAGGACGAAACCGACGATGTCGTGGCAGGTGCTTCCGCGAGCGAGGGCGGGCGTTCGCTTGACCTGGTCCTGGCCTTCGGCGGGCGCAGCAACATCACGGCGCTCGACGCCTGCATCACCCGCCTGCGCATCTCGGTGAAAGATCCGGCAAAGGTCGATCAGGCCAGGCTCAAGGCCATGGGCGCCGCGGGCGTAGTGATGGTCGGCAACGGCGTGCAGGCGATCTTCGGGCCGCTGTCGGAGAACATGAAGACCGATATGCAGGAATACCTCAAGCATGCCGGTCCCGAGGCCGACGGTCCGGTGGCCGGAAGCGTGCCGGCCACGGCCAGCGCACCGCAGGCTGCAACGCCGAGCGGACCGGATGCTTCGCAACGTGCCCGCGCCGAGAAGATCCAGCTCGCACTGGGCGGCAAGGCCAACGTGAGCAGTATCGAAGCTGTCGCGATCACGCGTCTGCGGGTCAAGCTGGCCGATCCGGCCAAGATCGACGCGGCCGCTTTGCGTAACCTCGGCGTGCCAAGCAGCGTGGCACTGGCGAGCGGCGCAACGGACCTCATCGTCGGCCAGGATGCCGCGTTGCTGGCCGCCGCGCTGAGTTGA
- a CDS encoding HD domain-containing protein → MTTRLEQQLAFILEIDKLKGVLRQSLISDGSRRENSAEHSWQIALMALLLAEHADEPVDAARAATMLLIHDIVEIDAGDAFLYDEAAQAAKASLEQKAATRLFGLLPQEQATRLHSLWEEFEAGETPDARYARAMDRLMPMMLNVATEGRAWRTNGVTADKVLARNAVIAESSQALWDYAEAMIGQAVTRGLIPAKGAAL, encoded by the coding sequence ATGACGACCCGACTCGAGCAGCAGCTCGCCTTCATCCTGGAAATCGACAAGCTCAAGGGCGTGCTGCGCCAGAGCCTGATCTCGGACGGCTCGCGACGTGAAAACTCGGCCGAGCATTCCTGGCAGATCGCGCTCATGGCCCTGCTGCTCGCCGAACATGCGGATGAACCCGTAGATGCGGCCCGCGCTGCGACCATGCTGCTGATCCACGACATCGTGGAGATCGACGCGGGCGACGCCTTCCTCTACGACGAAGCCGCACAGGCGGCCAAGGCTTCGCTGGAACAGAAGGCGGCGACACGCCTCTTTGGCCTTCTGCCGCAGGAGCAGGCCACGCGCCTCCACAGCCTGTGGGAGGAATTCGAAGCGGGCGAGACGCCAGACGCGCGCTACGCGCGTGCGATGGATCGGCTGATGCCGATGATGCTCAATGTGGCGACCGAAGGCCGCGCGTGGCGCACCAATGGCGTAACAGCGGACAAGGTGCTCGCCCGCAACGCGGTGATTGCCGAAAGCTCGCAGGCGCTCTGGGATTACGCGGAGGCCATGATCGGGCAGGCTGTCACGAGAGGACTCATTCCTGCGAAGGGGGCCGCGTTGTGA
- a CDS encoding fatty acid desaturase: MSFSGLFDLPWWGYIVVALVLTHITIASVTIFLHRHQAHRALDLHPIPSHFFRFWLWLTTGMVTKEWAAIHRKHHAKCETEEDPHSPQILGLSTVLWRGAELYRAESKNAETMSRYGHGTPDDWMERNVYSHSVYGIAIMMIVNLICFGPLGLTIWAVQMIWIPFWAAGVINGLAHFWGYRNFDCTDAATNILPWGILIGGEELHNNHHSFATSAKLSAKWYEFDIGWMYIRILSMLGLATVKKTIPQPRFSAAKPVVDFDTLQAIVTHRYDVMRRYALSLKEIYKEELSKLQADGHKLDLRAFRRWLHAERADGVPAVQYEQFEQTLSTSPRLQQIDAMKRELVQLWARSNASREQLVGRLQDWCARAEASGIRQLEEFSLRLRTYAA; the protein is encoded by the coding sequence ATGTCGTTTTCCGGTCTGTTTGACCTGCCTTGGTGGGGCTACATCGTCGTAGCCCTGGTGCTGACCCATATCACGATCGCTTCCGTCACGATCTTCCTGCACCGTCACCAGGCGCACCGTGCGCTGGACCTGCATCCCATCCCCAGCCACTTCTTCCGTTTCTGGCTGTGGCTGACGACCGGCATGGTCACCAAGGAGTGGGCGGCCATCCACCGCAAGCACCACGCCAAGTGCGAAACCGAAGAAGACCCGCACAGCCCGCAGATCCTCGGCCTTTCCACCGTGCTGTGGCGCGGCGCCGAGCTCTATCGTGCCGAGTCCAAGAACGCTGAAACCATGTCGCGCTACGGTCACGGCACGCCGGACGACTGGATGGAGCGCAACGTCTATTCTCACTCGGTCTACGGTATCGCGATCATGATGATCGTCAACCTGATCTGCTTCGGGCCGCTCGGCCTGACGATCTGGGCGGTGCAGATGATCTGGATCCCCTTCTGGGCGGCCGGCGTCATCAACGGCCTCGCGCACTTCTGGGGCTACCGCAACTTCGATTGCACCGATGCCGCGACCAACATCCTCCCCTGGGGCATCCTGATCGGCGGCGAAGAGCTGCACAACAACCACCACAGCTTTGCCACCTCGGCCAAGCTGTCGGCCAAGTGGTACGAGTTCGACATCGGCTGGATGTACATCCGCATTCTTTCGATGCTGGGCCTGGCCACCGTGAAGAAGACCATCCCGCAGCCGCGCTTCTCGGCAGCCAAGCCGGTGGTGGATTTCGACACCCTGCAGGCTATCGTTACCCACCGCTACGACGTGATGCGTCGCTACGCGCTGAGCCTCAAGGAAATCTACAAGGAAGAACTGAGCAAGCTGCAGGCCGACGGCCACAAGCTGGATCTGCGTGCCTTCCGCCGCTGGCTGCACGCCGAACGCGCGGATGGCGTGCCTGCCGTGCAGTACGAACAGTTCGAGCAAACCCTGAGCACCAGCCCGCGTCTGCAACAGATCGACGCCATGAAGCGCGAACTCGTGCAGTTGTGGGCGCGCTCGAACGCAAGCCGCGAACAGCTCGTGGGCCGCCTGCAAGACTGGTGCGCACGCGCCGAGGCGAGCGGTATCCGCCAGCTCGAAGAGTTCTCGCTGCGCCTGCGCACCTACGCGGCCTGA
- a CDS encoding mechanosensitive ion channel domain-containing protein, which yields MDERLTGPRISMPSSLFGWKDLLAESIVQVEIAVCLGLVLLAWSMARLLRRRSDVRTGFGRFALHLSFPILAWVLLGVGNFVMRHLGYAHAVFTVAGRLAFALIVIRSIELILRQVFARSGWLRGAERYLAIIVWTVVALDLIGVLPEVIEWFDSLAFHLGKQRISVWLLIQGVITIVSTMMLAMWVGELIEERVMRSRHLDSSVQAVIARVLRAVLTLVGVLVAMSLLGLDLTTLSVFSGALGVGIGLGMQKIASNYISGFIILLDRSIRLGNVISVGVERGEVKEITTRYTVLQAPTGVTVIVPNDTLISNVVQNETYADKNVRIAIKIQVGYATDIDRALQILIESAKVHERVLHDPEPAAFLVNFGENGIDLELGLWIYDPVQGSLGIRSLINREIWRRFKEEGIEIPFPQRDIRLLNAEVAIPAVAAG from the coding sequence GTGGATGAGCGGTTGACCGGGCCGCGGATCTCGATGCCTTCCAGCCTGTTTGGCTGGAAGGATCTGCTTGCCGAGTCGATCGTGCAGGTCGAGATTGCGGTTTGCCTGGGGCTGGTGCTGCTGGCCTGGTCGATGGCCCGTCTGCTGCGTCGTCGGAGCGATGTCCGCACCGGCTTCGGCCGTTTCGCCCTGCACCTGAGCTTTCCCATCCTGGCCTGGGTGCTGCTGGGCGTCGGGAACTTCGTCATGCGCCATCTTGGCTACGCGCATGCCGTGTTTACCGTGGCGGGCCGGCTCGCGTTTGCCTTGATCGTGATTCGTTCGATCGAGCTGATACTGCGACAGGTGTTCGCGCGCTCGGGCTGGCTGCGCGGTGCCGAACGCTATCTCGCGATCATCGTCTGGACGGTCGTGGCGCTGGACCTCATCGGCGTGCTGCCCGAGGTAATCGAGTGGTTCGATAGCCTCGCCTTCCATCTGGGCAAGCAGCGTATTTCCGTCTGGCTGCTGATCCAGGGCGTGATCACCATCGTCTCCACAATGATGCTGGCGATGTGGGTCGGCGAATTGATCGAAGAGCGCGTGATGCGCTCGCGACACCTGGATTCGAGCGTTCAGGCGGTGATCGCCCGGGTGCTGCGGGCTGTGCTGACCCTCGTCGGCGTACTGGTGGCGATGTCGCTGCTGGGGCTGGACCTCACGACCCTGTCGGTCTTCTCCGGCGCGCTGGGCGTGGGCATTGGCCTGGGCATGCAGAAGATCGCGAGCAACTACATCTCGGGGTTCATCATCCTGCTCGACCGTTCCATCCGTCTGGGCAACGTGATCAGCGTGGGAGTCGAACGTGGCGAGGTGAAGGAGATCACTACGCGCTACACGGTCCTGCAGGCGCCCACGGGCGTTACGGTGATCGTGCCGAACGACACCCTGATCTCGAACGTCGTCCAGAACGAGACCTATGCGGACAAGAATGTGCGGATCGCCATCAAGATCCAGGTCGGCTACGCGACCGACATCGACCGCGCGCTGCAGATCCTGATCGAATCGGCCAAGGTGCATGAGCGCGTGCTGCACGATCCGGAGCCCGCGGCCTTCCTGGTGAATTTCGGCGAGAACGGCATCGACCTCGAACTTGGCCTGTGGATCTATGACCCGGTGCAAGGCTCGCTGGGCATCCGATCCCTCATCAACCGGGAGATCTGGCGTCGTTTCAAGGAGGAGGGAATCGAGATCCCCTTCCCGCAGCGCGATATTCGCCTCCTCAATGCCGAGGTAGCGATACCGGCTGTTGCGGCCGGATAA